A genomic window from Agreia sp. COWG includes:
- a CDS encoding Rne/Rng family ribonuclease — protein sequence MVEDNNNTGSSNTESAPRKRLFGGRKTSRRVTDASPQQPAVPPVSERAEAAAPAQVPAETPDAMAAPAASGFDTEHPGLAPLEPSTQAPATQSKAPLRPTTSLFFQAPDIQPLPPRDDDDAADDDDRPDTSVRRRSRRRSGEDNRPGDNDPANTVVKVRAPRPEPELITEPQRIKGSTRLEAKKQRRRDGRDAGRRRPVVTEAEFLARRESVDRVMVIRAKDNKIQIGVLEDGVLVEHYVAKAQDASLIGNVYLGKVQNVLPSMEAAFVDIGRGRNAVLYAGEVDWDAAAAESPNGGNQARKIELALKPGATVLVQVTKDPVGHKGARLTSQISLPGRYLVYVPNGSMNGISRKLPDTERARLKKILKEVLPENVGVIVRTASEGATEEQLTLDVSRLTKQWSEISTAVQKQQSPALLHSEPDLLIKIVRDVFNEDFQRLVISGDDARSTIETYLAQVAPDLLDRVERYEGERDAFEEFRVSEQIEKALDRKVWLPSGGSLVIDRTEAMTVVDVNTGKFVGSGGNLEETVTKNNLEAAEEIVRQLRLRDIGGIIVVDFIDMVLETNRDLVLRRMVECLSRDRTKHQVAEVTSLGLVQMTRKKLGLGLLESFSEACEVCAGRGVIVHHDPVVKHRGQTGAPALGGAPQQERRRSGRGGNGNGGGNNGSNGNGNGNGSNGSAQGNGGGSQATQGVSAPRPHSITDDAKNALAKIAASTIATHTGAVNIITAEQSEAAKAQPETSPRAEAPAASASEVAAQPDADTAQAGSTASGSGSSRSRKGNRRSRQARSEAPDADDASDSPVETQAPVAEAPTEEPVVITLPVQATVDILDIPVAKAPASQRRISNRDAEVLLDSVLDALPEPKQPGQGRSRSRRVSTAALSAPTPEQE from the coding sequence ATGGTGGAAGACAACAACAACACAGGTTCATCCAACACAGAATCCGCACCACGCAAGCGTCTCTTCGGAGGGCGCAAGACGTCGCGCAGGGTCACCGATGCCTCGCCCCAGCAGCCCGCGGTTCCCCCCGTGAGCGAGCGCGCAGAGGCAGCGGCCCCGGCTCAGGTGCCGGCTGAGACACCGGATGCCATGGCCGCGCCGGCCGCATCCGGTTTCGACACCGAGCACCCGGGTCTCGCGCCGCTGGAGCCCTCGACTCAGGCACCGGCCACGCAGTCGAAGGCACCGCTTCGTCCGACGACCTCGCTGTTCTTCCAGGCCCCGGACATCCAGCCGTTGCCCCCGCGCGACGACGATGACGCGGCAGACGACGACGACCGGCCCGACACATCCGTTCGGCGTCGCTCGCGCCGTCGCTCCGGCGAAGACAACAGGCCCGGCGACAACGATCCGGCCAACACCGTGGTCAAGGTGCGCGCGCCGCGCCCCGAGCCCGAACTCATCACCGAGCCCCAGCGCATCAAGGGCTCGACCCGCCTCGAGGCCAAGAAGCAGCGCCGCCGCGATGGCCGCGACGCCGGCCGCCGCCGCCCCGTCGTCACCGAGGCGGAGTTCCTCGCCCGCCGCGAGTCCGTCGACCGTGTCATGGTGATTCGCGCCAAAGACAACAAGATCCAGATCGGTGTGCTCGAAGACGGCGTGCTCGTCGAGCACTACGTGGCGAAGGCGCAGGATGCCTCACTCATCGGCAACGTGTACCTCGGCAAGGTGCAGAACGTGCTGCCGAGCATGGAGGCCGCGTTCGTCGACATCGGGCGCGGACGCAACGCCGTTCTCTACGCCGGCGAGGTCGATTGGGACGCGGCCGCCGCCGAGAGCCCGAACGGTGGCAACCAGGCTCGAAAGATCGAGCTGGCGCTCAAGCCGGGTGCCACGGTGCTCGTGCAGGTCACGAAAGACCCTGTCGGACACAAGGGCGCACGCCTGACGAGTCAGATCTCGCTGCCGGGCCGCTACCTCGTCTACGTGCCGAACGGCTCGATGAACGGCATCTCGCGCAAGCTTCCCGACACCGAGCGGGCTCGCCTGAAGAAGATCCTCAAGGAGGTGCTTCCCGAGAACGTCGGCGTGATCGTGCGCACCGCCTCGGAGGGAGCCACGGAGGAGCAGCTGACGCTCGACGTGAGCCGGCTCACCAAGCAGTGGTCCGAGATCTCGACCGCCGTCCAGAAGCAGCAGTCTCCCGCGTTGCTGCACTCCGAGCCCGACCTGCTCATCAAGATCGTGCGCGACGTCTTCAACGAGGACTTCCAGCGTCTCGTCATCTCGGGCGACGACGCCCGCTCCACCATCGAGACCTACCTGGCACAGGTCGCCCCCGATCTGCTCGACAGGGTCGAGCGCTATGAGGGCGAGCGCGACGCGTTCGAGGAGTTCCGCGTCTCGGAGCAGATCGAGAAGGCGCTCGACCGTAAGGTCTGGCTGCCTTCCGGTGGATCCCTCGTGATCGACCGCACAGAGGCGATGACCGTCGTCGACGTGAACACGGGCAAGTTCGTCGGCTCGGGCGGAAACCTCGAGGAGACGGTCACGAAGAACAACCTCGAGGCCGCCGAGGAGATCGTGCGCCAGCTGCGCCTGCGAGACATCGGCGGCATCATCGTCGTCGACTTCATCGACATGGTGCTCGAGACCAATCGCGACCTCGTGCTGCGCCGCATGGTCGAATGTCTCAGCCGCGACCGCACGAAGCACCAGGTCGCCGAGGTCACCTCGCTCGGCCTGGTGCAGATGACGCGCAAGAAGCTCGGTCTCGGGCTCCTCGAATCGTTCAGCGAGGCCTGCGAGGTCTGCGCGGGTCGCGGAGTCATCGTGCATCACGATCCCGTCGTCAAGCACCGCGGGCAGACGGGTGCGCCTGCGTTGGGCGGAGCGCCGCAGCAGGAGCGTCGCCGCTCCGGTCGTGGTGGCAACGGCAACGGCGGTGGCAACAACGGCTCCAATGGCAACGGCAACGGGAACGGCTCGAACGGCTCGGCACAGGGCAACGGTGGCGGTTCTCAGGCGACTCAGGGTGTCAGCGCTCCTCGCCCGCACAGCATCACCGATGACGCCAAGAACGCGTTGGCCAAGATCGCGGCGTCCACCATCGCGACCCACACGGGCGCGGTGAACATCATCACGGCAGAGCAGTCCGAGGCGGCGAAGGCCCAGCCCGAGACCTCCCCCCGGGCAGAGGCTCCCGCGGCATCCGCCTCGGAGGTCGCCGCCCAGCCCGACGCCGACACCGCACAGGCGGGCTCGACGGCGTCGGGTTCAGGCTCGTCACGGTCACGCAAGGGCAACCGCCGCTCCCGCCAGGCGAGGTCGGAGGCTCCCGACGCCGACGACGCATCCGACTCACCCGTCGAGACGCAGGCCCCCGTCGCCGAGGCGCCCACCGAGGAGCCCGTCGTCATCACCCTGCCCGTACAGGCGACCGTCGACATCCTCGACATTCCTGTCGCCAAGGCGCCCGCATCGCAGCGTCGTATCTCGAACCGCGATGCCGAGGTACTTCTCGACTCGGTGCTCGACGCGCTGCCCGAGCCGAAGCAGCCGGGTCAGGGTCGCTCGCGCAGCCGACGCGTCAGCACCGCTGCCCTCTCGGCGCCGACGCCCGAGCAGGAATAG
- the rplU gene encoding 50S ribosomal protein L21 — protein sequence MVYAVVRAGGRQEKVEVGTIVTLDRIKADKDGNIELAAVLLVDGENITFDAASLAKVTVTAEVLEDLRGPKIVIQKFKNKTGYKKRQGHRQDLTRVKVTGIK from the coding sequence GTGGTTTACGCAGTTGTGCGCGCCGGTGGTCGGCAAGAAAAGGTAGAGGTCGGAACGATCGTCACCCTCGACCGCATCAAGGCTGACAAAGACGGCAACATCGAGCTGGCCGCAGTGCTGCTCGTCGACGGTGAGAACATCACGTTCGACGCTGCATCGCTCGCCAAGGTCACCGTCACCGCCGAGGTCCTCGAAGACCTCCGTGGCCCGAAGATCGTCATCCAGAAGTTCAAGAACAAGACCGGGTACAAGAAGCGCCAGGGTCACCGCCAGGATCTGACCCGCGTCAAGGTCACCGGAATCAAGTAG
- the ndk gene encoding nucleoside-diphosphate kinase codes for MTSEESLVLIKPDGVARNLTGEILSRIEAKGYQLVDIKLVEPQRSVLAAHYAEHEGKPFYEPLIEFMESGPIVAIRIAGNRVIEGFRSLAGTTDPTTAAPGTIRGDLGRDWGLAVQQNLVHGSDSPESAERELSIWFS; via the coding sequence ATCACGAGCGAAGAATCCCTCGTCCTCATCAAGCCCGACGGCGTCGCCCGCAACCTCACGGGTGAGATCCTCTCCCGCATCGAGGCGAAGGGCTACCAGCTCGTCGACATCAAGCTGGTCGAGCCGCAGCGCAGCGTCCTCGCCGCGCACTACGCCGAGCACGAGGGCAAGCCGTTCTATGAGCCCTTGATCGAGTTCATGGAGTCGGGCCCCATCGTGGCCATCCGCATCGCCGGGAACCGCGTCATCGAGGGCTTCCGCTCGCTCGCCGGCACCACGGACCCCACAACCGCGGCGCCCGGAACGATCCGCGGCGACCTCGGCAGGGACTGGGGCCTGGCCGTTCAGCAGAACCTCGTGCACGGCAGCGACTCGCCCGAGTCGGCCGAGCGCGAGCTGTCGATCTGGTTCAGCTGA
- a CDS encoding DUF4031 domain-containing protein, whose translation MTVLIDWPSWPAHGTVWGHLVSDESLDELHAFAAAAGLPPRSFDLDHYDVPVHRHDELVSAGAVPVSYRDLVRRLERSGLRIKGRDRPAKAH comes from the coding sequence ATGACCGTGCTCATCGACTGGCCCAGCTGGCCCGCGCACGGCACCGTGTGGGGACACCTGGTGAGCGACGAGTCCCTCGACGAGCTGCACGCCTTTGCGGCGGCCGCGGGCCTTCCCCCGCGCAGCTTCGACCTCGACCATTACGACGTCCCGGTCCACCGGCACGACGAACTGGTCTCGGCGGGAGCCGTGCCGGTCAGCTATCGCGACCTCGTTCGTCGCCTCGAGCGAAGCGGGCTGCGCATCAAGGGACGCGATCGCCCGGCGAAGGCCCACTGA
- the rpmA gene encoding 50S ribosomal protein L27, translating into MAHKKGASSTRNGRDSNAQRLGVKRFGGQVVGAGEIIVRQRGTHFHPGVNVGRGGDDTLFALAAGSVEFGNKGGRKVINIVAGE; encoded by the coding sequence ATGGCACATAAAAAGGGCGCGAGTTCCACTCGCAACGGTCGTGACTCCAACGCACAGCGTCTGGGCGTCAAGCGCTTCGGCGGTCAGGTCGTCGGAGCGGGCGAGATCATCGTTCGCCAGCGCGGCACCCACTTCCACCCGGGCGTCAACGTCGGTCGCGGCGGAGACGACACCCTGTTCGCCCTCGCAGCCGGTTCTGTCGAGTTCGGCAACAAGGGCGGCCGCAAGGTCATCAACATCGTGGCGGGCGAGTAG
- a CDS encoding vitamin K epoxide reductase family protein → MADTKLETRRPFVFAIFLIVAGVVGWIAAFALTIDKFETLMNPSYSPSCDISPLVQCGVNLSSAQGSVFGFPNPLIGLAAFTAPVFVGVAILAGARFARWFWILFNVGVLGGIAFVIWLVSESIFVLGTLCPYCMVVWSVMIPMFFYVTVFNLKEGHFGNSGASRSFFGRLYPFTWILVLLGYLTIVALAQFRLDAITTIFLYS, encoded by the coding sequence GTGGCAGATACCAAGCTCGAAACCAGGCGGCCGTTCGTTTTCGCGATCTTTTTGATCGTCGCCGGCGTCGTGGGCTGGATCGCGGCATTCGCCCTCACCATCGACAAGTTCGAGACGCTGATGAACCCCAGCTACAGCCCGAGCTGCGACATCTCCCCGCTCGTGCAGTGCGGGGTGAACCTCTCCAGTGCCCAGGGTTCGGTGTTCGGCTTCCCCAATCCGCTCATCGGTCTCGCTGCCTTCACCGCACCCGTCTTCGTGGGAGTCGCCATCTTGGCAGGGGCACGCTTCGCCCGGTGGTTCTGGATTCTCTTCAACGTCGGAGTGCTCGGCGGTATCGCCTTCGTGATCTGGCTGGTGTCCGAAAGCATCTTCGTGCTCGGCACCCTCTGCCCGTACTGCATGGTGGTGTGGAGCGTCATGATCCCGATGTTCTTCTACGTGACGGTGTTCAACCTCAAAGAGGGGCACTTCGGCAACTCGGGCGCGTCGCGCAGTTTCTTCGGCCGCCTGTACCCCTTCACCTGGATTCTGGTGCTGCTGGGGTACCTGACGATTGTGGCGCTGGCGCAGTTCCGCCTCGATGCGATCACCACGATCTTCCTCTACAGCTAG
- the ileS gene encoding isoleucine--tRNA ligase: MSYPKSSENNQPAEGSSDEHRHAAPPVSPSPNFPAIEEEVLGFWKADDTFRASIENRADAEEWVFYDGPPFANGLPHYGHLLTGYAKDLFPRFQTMRDKKVERRFGWDTHGLPAELEAMRQLGITEKSQIEEMGIGVFNQASRDSVLKYTGEWQEYVTRQARWVDFENDYKTLDITFMESVIWAFKQLHTKGLAYEGFRVLPYCWHDETPLSNHELRMDDDVYKMRQDQTVTVTFPLTGAKAEALGLTAVRALAWTTTPWTLPTNLALAVGPGIRYAVLPGGPNGAADVHEDRLEGEAHEYLLAEDLVGNYAKDLGYESADEAIAAISRTHTGAELEGISYDRLWDYYADTEAWGTQNAWRILVADYVSTTDGTGIVHQAPAYGEEDQKICEAAGIPVVISVDEGARFVSSVPDVAGLQVFEANKPLTQLLRANGRLLRQASYEHSYPHCWRCRNPLIYKAVSSWFVRVTEFRDRMETLNQEINWIPENVKDGQFGKWVSNARDWSISRNRYWGSPIPVWKSDNPEYPRVDVYGSLDELEADFGVRPTDLHRPFIDELTRPNPDDPTGQSTMRRIEDVLDVWFDSGSMPFAQVHYPFENQEWFDSHNPADFIVEYIGQTRGWFYTLHTLSTALFDRPAFRNVVSHGIVLGSDGQKMSKSLRNYPDVSEVLDRDGSDAMRWFLMSSPVLRGGNLVVTEEAIREATRQVLLPLWSTYYFFTLYANAASTNGSTGYDAQLRTDSSDVLDRYLLAKTRELIHDVTADLEAYDSTLATSKLRDFADVLTNWYVRRSRDRFWAGTDTAAFDTLFTVLETVTRVAAPLLPLVSEEIWKGLTGGRSVHLTDWPNENLFPAAPGLVHAMDQVREISSTVLSLRKQSGLRVRLPLANLTIVAENVEAIRPFEAILADELNVKSVTLVEQAANSALEFGITSKLTVNARAAGPRLGKQVQQVIKAARAGDWSESDGVVTAGGIDLVEGEYELVLEKQDADGGSSAALALLPGGGFALLDTVTTPELEAEGLARDIIRAVQDTRKSAGFAVSDRIVLDLVFFSDADAEALRSATMVDVAGETLATAFTISGPRDTPGLDGYREEFVTEWIGTAVATAPEHVVRVGGAKYSNVDDFVVAVSRQSGIRNV; the protein is encoded by the coding sequence ATGTCCTACCCCAAGTCTTCCGAGAACAACCAGCCGGCAGAGGGCTCGTCCGACGAGCATCGCCACGCTGCACCTCCCGTGTCGCCGAGCCCCAACTTCCCCGCCATCGAAGAAGAGGTTCTGGGCTTCTGGAAAGCCGACGACACGTTCCGGGCGTCCATCGAGAACCGCGCCGACGCCGAGGAGTGGGTCTTCTACGACGGGCCGCCCTTCGCCAACGGCCTGCCGCACTACGGCCACCTTCTCACCGGCTACGCCAAAGACCTGTTCCCGCGCTTCCAGACCATGCGCGACAAGAAGGTCGAGCGCCGCTTCGGCTGGGACACTCACGGCCTCCCCGCCGAGCTCGAGGCCATGCGCCAGCTCGGCATCACCGAGAAGAGCCAGATCGAGGAGATGGGCATCGGGGTCTTCAACCAGGCCTCCCGTGACTCCGTTCTGAAGTACACCGGCGAGTGGCAGGAATACGTCACCCGCCAGGCCCGCTGGGTCGACTTCGAGAATGACTACAAGACCCTCGACATCACCTTCATGGAGAGCGTCATCTGGGCGTTCAAGCAGCTGCACACGAAGGGCCTCGCCTACGAGGGCTTCCGAGTGCTCCCGTACTGCTGGCACGACGAGACTCCGCTGTCGAACCACGAGCTGCGCATGGACGACGACGTCTACAAGATGCGCCAAGACCAGACGGTTACGGTCACGTTCCCGTTGACCGGCGCCAAGGCGGAGGCCCTCGGCCTCACCGCCGTGCGCGCCCTCGCGTGGACCACGACCCCGTGGACCCTGCCGACGAACCTCGCGCTCGCGGTCGGCCCGGGCATCCGGTACGCCGTGCTTCCGGGCGGGCCGAACGGCGCGGCCGATGTGCACGAAGACAGGCTGGAGGGCGAGGCGCACGAGTATCTGCTCGCCGAAGACCTCGTGGGCAACTACGCCAAGGACCTCGGCTACGAGAGCGCCGACGAGGCGATCGCGGCGATCTCGCGCACCCACACGGGCGCCGAACTCGAGGGCATCAGCTATGACCGGCTGTGGGACTACTACGCCGACACCGAGGCCTGGGGCACGCAGAACGCGTGGCGCATCCTGGTCGCCGACTACGTGTCGACCACCGATGGAACAGGCATCGTTCACCAGGCCCCGGCCTACGGTGAGGAGGACCAGAAGATCTGCGAGGCCGCGGGCATCCCCGTGGTCATCTCGGTCGACGAGGGTGCCCGCTTCGTGTCGAGCGTGCCGGATGTCGCGGGCCTGCAGGTCTTCGAGGCTAACAAGCCGCTCACCCAGCTTCTGCGCGCCAATGGACGGCTGCTGCGCCAGGCCAGCTACGAGCACTCGTACCCGCACTGCTGGCGCTGCCGCAACCCTCTGATCTACAAGGCCGTGTCGAGCTGGTTCGTGCGGGTCACCGAGTTCCGTGACCGCATGGAGACGCTCAACCAGGAGATCAACTGGATCCCCGAGAACGTCAAAGACGGCCAATTCGGCAAGTGGGTGTCGAACGCCCGCGACTGGTCGATCTCGCGCAACCGCTACTGGGGATCGCCTATCCCCGTCTGGAAGAGCGACAACCCCGAGTACCCGCGGGTCGATGTCTACGGCTCGCTCGACGAGCTCGAGGCAGACTTCGGCGTGCGCCCGACCGACCTTCACCGCCCGTTCATCGACGAGTTGACGCGCCCGAACCCCGACGATCCCACCGGGCAGTCCACGATGCGCCGCATCGAAGACGTGCTCGACGTGTGGTTCGACTCCGGCTCGATGCCGTTCGCGCAGGTGCACTACCCGTTCGAGAACCAGGAGTGGTTCGACAGCCACAACCCGGCCGACTTCATCGTGGAGTACATCGGGCAGACCAGGGGGTGGTTCTACACGCTGCACACGCTGTCGACGGCGTTGTTCGACCGCCCGGCGTTCCGCAACGTGGTCAGTCATGGCATCGTGCTCGGAAGCGACGGCCAGAAGATGTCGAAGAGCCTGCGCAACTATCCGGATGTCTCCGAGGTGCTCGACCGCGACGGCTCTGATGCGATGCGTTGGTTCCTCATGAGCTCGCCGGTGTTGCGCGGCGGCAACCTCGTCGTCACCGAGGAAGCCATCCGCGAGGCGACGCGTCAGGTGCTCCTTCCTCTCTGGAGCACGTACTACTTCTTCACCCTGTACGCGAATGCCGCAAGCACGAATGGATCGACGGGCTACGACGCCCAGCTGCGCACCGACTCGTCCGATGTGCTCGACCGCTACCTGCTCGCCAAGACCCGTGAGCTCATCCACGACGTGACCGCCGACCTCGAGGCCTATGACTCGACGCTGGCGACGAGCAAGCTGCGCGACTTCGCCGATGTGCTCACGAACTGGTACGTGCGCCGCAGCCGGGACCGATTCTGGGCCGGCACCGATACCGCCGCGTTCGACACGCTGTTCACCGTGCTCGAGACGGTGACCCGCGTCGCCGCGCCCCTGCTGCCCCTCGTCTCGGAGGAGATCTGGAAGGGTCTGACCGGCGGCCGCAGCGTGCACCTCACCGATTGGCCGAACGAGAACCTCTTCCCGGCCGCCCCTGGCCTCGTGCACGCCATGGACCAGGTGCGGGAGATCTCGTCGACCGTGCTGTCGCTGCGCAAGCAGAGCGGACTGCGCGTGCGCCTGCCGCTCGCGAACCTCACGATCGTGGCAGAGAACGTCGAGGCCATCCGTCCGTTCGAAGCGATCCTCGCCGACGAGCTCAACGTGAAGAGCGTCACCCTGGTCGAGCAGGCCGCGAACAGCGCGCTCGAGTTCGGCATCACGTCGAAGCTCACCGTCAACGCCCGCGCCGCCGGGCCCCGCCTCGGCAAGCAGGTGCAGCAGGTCATCAAGGCCGCGCGCGCCGGTGACTGGTCCGAGAGCGACGGGGTGGTGACCGCGGGCGGCATCGATCTGGTCGAGGGCGAGTACGAGCTCGTGCTCGAGAAGCAGGATGCCGACGGCGGCTCGAGCGCGGCCCTCGCGCTGCTGCCCGGCGGCGGCTTCGCCCTGCTCGACACGGTGACCACCCCCGAGCTGGAGGCAGAGGGACTGGCGCGGGACATCATCCGGGCCGTGCAGGACACCCGGAAGTCGGCCGGCTTCGCCGTGAGTGACCGCATCGTGCTCGACCTGGTCTTCTTCTCCGACGCAGATGCCGAGGCGCTGCGCTCGGCCACGATGGTCGATGTCGCCGGTGAGACGCTCGCGACCGCCTTCACCATCAGCGGCCCCCGTGACACTCCCGGTCTCGACGGGTACCGTGAAGAGTTCGTAACGGAATGGATCGGCACCGCCGTCGCCACCGCCCCGGAGCACGTCGTTCGGGTCGGCGGCGCCAAGTACTCGAACGTCGACGACTTCGTCGTCGCCGTGAGCCGACAGTCAGGAATCCGCAATGTCTGA
- a CDS encoding DUF4233 domain-containing protein: protein MTDIQPEPVPENVPEPRPRPARVTSVRRSLGSIVLGFESVIMFLAALVAFGLKALPPIQALGGGAVLCVALVACAGLLRYRWGYILGWVLQAAIIATAFLVPVMWIVGILFVALWTYCMVVGARIDREKAAAAGL from the coding sequence GTGACCGACATCCAGCCCGAGCCTGTGCCCGAGAATGTGCCCGAGCCTCGCCCTCGTCCTGCCCGTGTGACATCGGTTCGGCGCTCGCTCGGCTCGATCGTGCTCGGCTTCGAGAGCGTCATCATGTTTTTGGCTGCGCTGGTCGCCTTCGGGCTGAAGGCGTTGCCGCCGATTCAGGCCCTCGGGGGCGGCGCGGTGCTGTGCGTCGCGCTCGTCGCGTGCGCGGGCCTGCTCCGGTATCGCTGGGGTTACATCCTCGGGTGGGTGCTGCAGGCCGCCATCATCGCGACGGCGTTTCTTGTGCCGGTCATGTGGATCGTCGGCATTCTCTTCGTGGCGCTCTGGACCTACTGCATGGTCGTCGGTGCGCGCATCGACCGCGAGAAAGCCGCCGCCGCCGGGCTGTGA
- a CDS encoding folylpolyglutamate synthase/dihydrofolate synthase family protein, with protein sequence MSDFSSPDPEKPGYIGPLDDSDPDEFTAAGDAVYEALLSRLGEASPQPRLSATRRVVELLGDPQRAYPVIHITGTNGKTSTSRITESILRAYGLRTGLFTSPHLERVNERIVIDGESISNEALAANWADIEPFLAIVDGELETAGEPRITFFEALSILAFACFADAPVDVAVIEVGMGGEWDSTNVADGQVAVITPISLDHMNRLGNTVEEIARTKSGIIKPVSHVVSAFQPASALAELTRAAELTESSLAVQGDGFSLLSSAVGVGGQVVSIKGLAGTYSDLFLPLYGAHQAQNAAVAVAAVESFLGGGTHELSQEVVGEGFATVTSPGRLQLVGIEPTVLVDAAHNPGGADVLAVALTEYFTFDKVVAVVGILHDKDVEGIIRALEPVVTEFVVTEAPSDRAVDADTLAAIVVGIVGRDRVAVEPDVDRALVLARDSADEAERGAVLVTGSVTLVGQAITVAAAEKWKP encoded by the coding sequence ATGTCTGATTTTTCTTCGCCCGATCCAGAGAAGCCGGGCTACATCGGCCCCCTCGACGACTCCGATCCCGACGAGTTCACCGCCGCCGGTGATGCCGTCTACGAGGCATTGCTCTCTCGCCTCGGCGAGGCATCGCCCCAGCCCAGGCTGTCGGCCACGCGACGCGTCGTCGAGCTGCTCGGAGACCCGCAGCGGGCGTACCCGGTGATCCACATCACCGGCACGAACGGCAAGACCAGCACGAGCCGCATCACGGAGAGCATTCTGCGGGCCTATGGCCTTCGCACCGGGCTCTTCACCAGCCCGCACCTGGAGCGGGTGAACGAACGCATCGTGATCGACGGTGAATCGATCAGCAACGAGGCGCTCGCGGCAAATTGGGCCGACATCGAGCCGTTCCTCGCCATCGTCGACGGAGAGCTCGAGACCGCGGGGGAGCCGCGCATCACTTTCTTCGAGGCGCTCTCGATCCTCGCCTTCGCGTGCTTCGCCGATGCCCCCGTCGATGTTGCAGTGATCGAGGTCGGCATGGGCGGCGAGTGGGATTCCACCAATGTCGCCGACGGACAGGTCGCGGTGATCACGCCCATCTCGCTCGACCACATGAACCGCCTCGGCAACACGGTCGAGGAGATCGCCCGCACCAAGTCCGGCATCATCAAGCCGGTGTCGCACGTGGTCAGCGCCTTTCAGCCCGCGTCTGCGCTCGCCGAGCTCACCCGCGCGGCCGAGCTCACGGAGTCCAGCCTCGCCGTGCAGGGCGACGGCTTCAGCCTGCTGTCGAGCGCCGTGGGCGTCGGAGGACAGGTCGTGTCGATCAAGGGGCTCGCTGGAACCTACTCGGATCTCTTCCTTCCGCTCTACGGCGCCCACCAGGCGCAGAACGCCGCCGTCGCGGTGGCCGCGGTGGAGTCCTTCCTCGGTGGGGGCACCCACGAGCTCTCCCAGGAGGTGGTCGGCGAGGGCTTCGCCACCGTCACCTCGCCGGGCCGGCTGCAGCTCGTCGGCATCGAGCCGACCGTGCTCGTCGACGCCGCCCACAACCCGGGCGGTGCCGATGTGCTCGCTGTGGCCCTCACCGAGTACTTCACCTTCGACAAGGTGGTCGCGGTCGTCGGCATCCTGCACGACAAAGACGTGGAGGGCATCATCCGTGCTCTCGAACCGGTCGTCACCGAATTCGTCGTCACGGAGGCTCCGAGCGATCGGGCTGTCGACGCCGACACCCTCGCTGCCATCGTCGTCGGCATCGTCGGGCGCGACCGTGTCGCCGTCGAACCCGACGTCGACAGGGCTCTCGTTCTCGCGCGGGACAGTGCAGACGAGGCAGAGCGCGGGGCCGTCTTGGTGACGGGCTCCGTGACGCTCGTGGGGCAGGCCATCACGGTGGCTGCGGCTGAGAAATGGAAGCCGTGA